The Caldicellulosiruptor changbaiensis genome has a segment encoding these proteins:
- a CDS encoding ATP-binding cassette domain-containing protein — protein MAYLQIENLGYSYDGKKYILRDLNLSINKNEVVKIIGPNGSGKTTFLKILMGIIDDENLVYAAYLNGKQVKFSDIKFKFSYVPDRIYLLENLSGFKNIKFFSYIFNENEYTKKVYEFCNLLNIDMYLKQPISEYSAGMRQKLFIAMMLAKNAELYLMDEPFNSLDKESKVALANIIFEMKKQDKSFLIVSHSDNDKLMYDKIIDFGFLQKAN, from the coding sequence ATGGCTTATCTACAAATAGAAAATCTCGGATACAGCTATGATGGGAAGAAGTATATATTAAGAGATTTAAATTTGTCTATTAATAAGAATGAGGTAGTAAAAATTATAGGACCGAATGGAAGTGGGAAGACTACATTTCTTAAAATTTTAATGGGAATAATTGATGATGAAAATCTGGTTTACGCAGCCTATTTGAATGGTAAACAAGTAAAATTTTCTGATATAAAATTTAAATTTTCATATGTTCCTGACAGAATATATTTACTTGAAAATCTTTCTGGCTTTAAAAATATAAAGTTTTTTTCATATATTTTTAATGAAAACGAGTACACTAAAAAAGTGTATGAATTTTGCAATTTATTAAATATAGATATGTATCTAAAACAACCTATTTCAGAATATTCAGCAGGAATGAGACAAAAATTGTTTATAGCTATGATGCTGGCTAAAAATGCCGAGTTGTATCTTATGGATGAACCATTTAATAGTTTAGATAAAGAAAGTAAAGTAGCTTTGGCAAATATTATTTTTGAAATGAAAAAACAGGATAAATCATTTTTAATTGTTTCGCATTCAGATAATGATAAGTTAATGTATGATAAAATTATTGACTTTGGTTTTTTACAAAAGGCTAATTAA
- a CDS encoding Yip1 family protein: MEYLKPSNLLNLVISPTKVFQKVKEKPDFVILIFFIPIVAALTTFFLPKISDEAMLEYVKRFTEDPQVQEATLKTLKFTKSPIYLAGTTFLHTIISFFIASFVLLIIVRLAGGEIDYKRALTIVAVANLVMIPYYIFYVIYARVVNLNILDIQMDFKYFIRTYLHVFAIWRYVLIGVGVFAACELNKAKSIIVSIVYSAVTLIMPIVSMFTQNFMKFGGR, translated from the coding sequence ATGGAATACTTGAAGCCATCAAATCTTCTGAATCTTGTTATTTCACCAACAAAAGTATTTCAGAAAGTCAAAGAAAAGCCAGACTTTGTGATTTTAATATTTTTTATACCGATAGTAGCAGCACTTACTACGTTTTTTTTGCCTAAAATCTCAGATGAAGCTATGTTAGAGTATGTAAAAAGATTCACTGAAGATCCGCAAGTACAAGAAGCTACTTTAAAAACCTTAAAATTTACAAAATCACCTATTTATTTAGCAGGAACAACATTTTTACATACCATTATTTCATTTTTTATTGCTTCCTTTGTCTTGCTCATAATTGTAAGGCTTGCAGGTGGTGAGATTGATTACAAAAGAGCACTTACAATTGTAGCAGTTGCAAATCTTGTGATGATTCCATATTACATCTTCTATGTGATATATGCCAGGGTCGTAAATTTGAACATTTTGGACATTCAAATGGATTTTAAGTATTTTATAAGAACATACCTGCATGTGTTTGCTATCTGGCGGTATGTATTGATTGGCGTTGGAGTGTTTGCTGCCTGTGAACTTAACAAAGCAAAAAGTATTATTGTCAGTATTGTCTATAGTGCAGTCACACTCATAATGCCCATTGTTTCAATGTTTACGCAAAACTTTATGAAGTTTGGTGGCAGATAA
- a CDS encoding ABC transporter permease encodes MEKFLLSCKMAIQSIFLNRLRSFLTLLGVVIGVGAVVAAVGLAEGTTAGITKEIEKLGTNLVYVFINPASKNEDISVDQFLEFARKNNDVILGVSPFVQYPAQALFRGKKEECQIIGATAEYMMIQNLALSKGRFISPVDSDFRQKVAVIGSRIQKKLFDGQNPVGQEINVNGQVFKVVGVLKEKQGGRDNTVDDSIIVPLFALNSLSTDDYALVKNFLVRTVSADKNNEVKKRIKAYLSSIVKKEENYTVYDMSELMSALNQITYLLMIILGGIATISLVVGGIGIMNIMLVSVTERTREIGIRKAIGAKRRDIRVQFLIESMVITGVGGIIGILLGFFVIAVGISRIPGVEPVYSLKWAFLAFGISVLIGVIFGMLPAEKAARLNPIEALRYE; translated from the coding sequence ATGGAGAAGTTTTTGCTTTCTTGCAAGATGGCAATCCAGAGCATTTTTCTCAACAGGCTAAGGTCATTTCTAACGCTTCTTGGTGTTGTCATAGGCGTTGGAGCGGTGGTTGCAGCTGTGGGGCTTGCTGAGGGCACCACAGCTGGTATTACAAAAGAGATAGAAAAGCTTGGTACAAACCTTGTGTATGTTTTTATAAATCCAGCTTCAAAGAACGAAGATATTTCAGTTGATCAATTTTTAGAGTTTGCAAGGAAAAATAACGATGTTATCCTGGGTGTGAGCCCATTTGTCCAATATCCTGCCCAAGCACTTTTCAGAGGTAAAAAAGAGGAGTGCCAGATTATTGGTGCAACAGCCGAGTATATGATGATACAAAACCTTGCACTTTCAAAAGGAAGGTTTATAAGTCCTGTAGACAGTGATTTTAGGCAAAAAGTGGCGGTGATAGGGTCAAGGATACAAAAAAAGCTGTTTGATGGTCAAAATCCAGTGGGGCAAGAGATAAACGTAAATGGTCAGGTTTTCAAGGTGGTTGGAGTTTTGAAAGAAAAGCAAGGCGGAAGAGACAACACTGTTGACGACAGTATCATAGTGCCCTTATTTGCCTTAAATAGCCTCTCGACAGACGACTATGCGCTTGTGAAAAATTTTTTGGTACGTACAGTTTCTGCTGATAAGAACAATGAGGTTAAAAAGAGAATAAAAGCATATTTGAGCAGTATCGTAAAAAAAGAAGAAAACTATACAGTTTATGATATGTCTGAACTTATGTCAGCTCTAAATCAAATAACATATCTTCTGATGATAATACTTGGTGGCATTGCTACAATCTCTCTTGTGGTTGGCGGCATTGGAATTATGAACATAATGCTTGTGTCTGTCACAGAAAGAACAAGAGAAATTGGGATTCGAAAAGCAATTGGAGCAAAGAGAAGGGATATTAGAGTACAGTTTCTCATAGAGTCGATGGTTATAACAGGTGTTGGTGGTATAATTGGTATATTGCTTGGGTTTTTTGTAATTGCCGTGGGGATTTCAAGGATTCCTGGAGTTGAGCCTGTGTATTCGCTAAAGTGGGCTTTTCTGGCTTTTGGAATTTCAGTTTTGATAGGAGTTATTTTTGGAATGCTTCCAGCAGAGAAGGCAGCACGCTTAAATCCTATAGAGGCGCTAAGGTACGAATAA
- a CDS encoding stage II sporulation protein M produces the protein MQKKEKLRIVIIKTIKEIKPLFLIALMFYGLSLSVGILIGYNKDIKINLTKLLFLDIFENNILTCSKALLFGIISFGIGTMFYVIYNGITLGYILASVYNSYGWLPIIRYILPHAIFEITGFLLFSSLGYYPLKVVYVISKNSMNQQRHSYIYLRGVLFLIFLATVLVACAAIIESLVSYYA, from the coding sequence ATGCAAAAAAAAGAAAAATTAAGGATAGTTATAATAAAGACTATTAAAGAGATTAAACCCTTATTTTTAATTGCACTTATGTTTTATGGACTTTCTTTAAGTGTAGGGATTCTTATAGGCTATAATAAAGATATTAAAATAAATTTAACTAAATTGCTGTTTTTAGATATATTTGAAAATAATATATTAACTTGCTCAAAGGCTTTACTTTTTGGTATTATATCATTTGGGATAGGGACAATGTTTTACGTTATATATAATGGAATTACTTTGGGCTATATTCTTGCAAGTGTTTATAATAGTTATGGGTGGCTACCAATTATTAGATACATATTGCCACATGCTATATTTGAGATTACCGGGTTTTTACTTTTTTCGTCGTTAGGTTATTATCCTTTGAAAGTTGTTTATGTAATTTCAAAAAATTCAATGAATCAACAAAGACACTCATACATATATTTAAGAGGAGTTCTTTTTTTAATTTTTTTAGCAACTGTTCTTGTAGCTTGTGCAGCAATTATCGAATCTCTTGTATCTTATTACGCATGA
- a CDS encoding uberolysin/carnocyclin family circular bacteriocin encodes MLVYFRTILVVNIILTGSTIVSIIIALTSILTAGVSAVILAGGWTAFINLVKSKVAQLGLRGAILW; translated from the coding sequence ATATTAGTTTATTTTAGAACTATACTTGTCGTAAATATTATACTTACTGGATCCACAATAGTCTCAATTATAATAGCTTTAACATCTATTCTTACAGCTGGGGTTAGTGCTGTTATCTTGGCAGGTGGCTGGACAGCTTTTATTAACCTAGTTAAAAGTAAGGTCGCACAACTTGGGTTGAGGGGAGCTATATTATGGTAA
- a CDS encoding ABC transporter ATP-binding protein, with protein MPEGRRKEVQTPQPAFGPGPGPGRGPGHRFFHPSAKPKDLKNTLRRLWGYFGRYKIALLGVFLLITISSFISIVSPLLIQKAIDRYIIPRKFTGLVNIIFAMIVLYILNSLFAYFQGYSMMKISQKVVFNMRNDMFSKLQKLPIKIFDTRAHGDLMSRLTNDIDVVNNTINASVTSIFSSVITLVGSVIVMLTISPILTVCTLLIVPLMFILTNWIAKNTREYFSQNQKLLGKLNGVIEEDITGQKVIKVFTREEKEIKKFVDINRQLTSVGIKAQILSGVIPPLMNMLNNFAFIIVAAVGGYLALKGLVSIGSIASFIQYARQFVRPLNELANQFNQLQSAFAAAERVFEIMDEEEEKEDEKDAIELINIKGEVEFRNVWFSYKEGEPVLKDVSFHAKPGQMIALVGPTGAGKTTIVNLLTRFYDIDEGEILIDGIDIRKIKRESLRKSLGIVLQDTYLFSEPVIENIRYGRLTAKDDEVIKAAKIANAHEFIRHLPHGYKTVLTDGGADLSQGQRQLLALARTILSDPAILILDEATSNIDTRTEKHVEEAMLKLMQGRTSFVIAHRLSTIRNADLILVINNGQVVEQGTHEELLQKRGFYYNLYMSQFAVV; from the coding sequence TTGCCTGAAGGAAGAAGAAAAGAGGTGCAAACACCGCAACCTGCCTTTGGACCTGGTCCTGGGCCAGGAAGAGGACCAGGGCACAGATTTTTTCATCCTTCTGCAAAACCAAAGGATTTGAAAAATACACTCAGAAGGTTATGGGGGTATTTTGGCAGGTATAAAATTGCACTTTTGGGTGTGTTTTTACTAATAACAATTAGCTCATTTATCTCAATAGTCTCGCCGCTTTTGATACAAAAAGCCATAGATAGGTATATAATCCCCAGAAAATTTACAGGGCTTGTAAATATAATCTTTGCAATGATTGTTTTGTATATTTTAAACTCACTCTTTGCATATTTTCAAGGCTATAGCATGATGAAAATTTCCCAGAAAGTTGTTTTCAATATGCGAAATGATATGTTTTCAAAGCTTCAAAAACTTCCTATAAAAATCTTTGACACACGCGCTCATGGCGATTTGATGAGCAGGCTTACAAACGATATAGACGTTGTCAACAACACCATCAATGCAAGTGTGACTTCTATTTTCTCAAGCGTAATTACACTTGTGGGCTCTGTCATTGTCATGTTGACAATAAGCCCCATTTTAACAGTTTGTACTCTGCTTATTGTGCCGCTTATGTTCATCTTGACAAACTGGATTGCTAAAAACACAAGAGAATACTTTTCACAAAACCAAAAACTACTTGGCAAACTCAATGGGGTTATTGAAGAGGACATCACAGGCCAAAAGGTCATAAAGGTGTTCACAAGAGAGGAAAAGGAGATAAAGAAGTTTGTTGATATAAACAGGCAGCTGACTTCGGTTGGAATAAAAGCTCAGATTTTATCTGGTGTAATTCCGCCGCTTATGAATATGCTCAACAACTTTGCTTTCATAATTGTTGCAGCAGTAGGAGGGTATTTAGCGCTAAAAGGATTGGTTTCAATTGGCAGCATCGCAAGTTTTATTCAGTATGCAAGACAGTTTGTACGTCCTTTAAACGAGCTTGCGAACCAGTTCAACCAGCTTCAATCTGCCTTTGCTGCAGCAGAAAGAGTATTTGAAATAATGGATGAGGAAGAAGAAAAAGAAGATGAAAAAGATGCAATTGAGCTTATAAATATCAAGGGTGAGGTTGAGTTTAGGAATGTGTGGTTTTCATACAAAGAAGGTGAGCCTGTTTTAAAAGATGTAAGCTTTCATGCAAAACCGGGGCAGATGATAGCCTTGGTAGGTCCAACTGGTGCTGGCAAAACTACAATTGTCAATTTACTTACACGGTTTTATGACATTGACGAAGGTGAGATTCTCATTGATGGAATTGATATAAGAAAGATAAAAAGAGAGTCTTTGAGAAAAAGCCTCGGGATTGTACTTCAGGACACATATCTTTTCTCTGAACCTGTGATAGAAAATATCCGTTATGGAAGGCTCACAGCAAAAGATGATGAGGTTATAAAAGCAGCTAAAATTGCAAATGCCCATGAGTTTATAAGACACCTGCCACACGGCTACAAAACAGTGCTGACAGATGGAGGAGCAGACCTAAGCCAAGGTCAAAGACAGCTTTTGGCTTTAGCCCGGACAATCTTATCTGACCCTGCAATACTCATCTTAGATGAGGCGACAAGCAATATCGACACAAGGACAGAAAAGCATGTAGAAGAGGCAATGCTAAAGCTCATGCAAGGTCGAACAAGCTTTGTCATCGCTCACAGACTCTCTACTATCAGAAATGCTGATTTGATTTTGGTTATAAACAATGGTCAAGTTGTTGAACAGGGAACGCATGAAGAGCTTTTGCAAAAGAGAGGATTTTATTATAACCTTTATATGAGTCAATTTGCAGTGGTGTAG
- a CDS encoding MarR family winged helix-turn-helix transcriptional regulator gives MITKNILKKDEFTEKYGLPPRFIHILHVIDSFGPMSISELARRLNISAPNMTPVLDKLISEGYIDRIKDESDRRISIIKTTEKGKWLLELHMQWVNQNLGKSLEKLSEDEVEELWYLLKRLKKLVVKMISTGQQKGDEEINV, from the coding sequence ATGATAACAAAAAATATTTTAAAAAAGGACGAATTTACTGAAAAGTATGGGCTTCCACCACGATTTATCCATATTTTGCATGTCATAGATAGTTTTGGACCAATGAGTATATCTGAGCTTGCAAGAAGGTTGAATATCTCTGCACCCAACATGACACCAGTTTTAGACAAACTTATTTCAGAGGGGTATATAGATAGGATAAAAGACGAATCAGACAGGAGAATTTCCATAATTAAAACGACAGAAAAAGGGAAATGGCTGCTTGAACTTCATATGCAATGGGTAAATCAAAACCTGGGAAAAAGTCTTGAAAAGCTTTCTGAGGATGAAGTTGAAGAACTCTGGTATTTGCTAAAAAGGCTGAAAAAGCTTGTGGTGAAAATGATAAGTACAGGTCAGCAAAAGGGGGATGAAGAAATTAATGTTTAA
- a CDS encoding ABC transporter ATP-binding protein, which yields MFKLFRYLRPYTWAVVLAPLFMLLEVVMDLMQPRFLERIIDVGLKNGDMAYIFKTGLLMILAALIGMVGGGGCVVFSSIASQNFAFDLRNDLFKKVMAFSFKNIDKFKPETLITRLTNDVMQMQNIVMMSLRIVVRAPLLFIGGLVMAVMINPKLSIILFIAIPFVILIFYFMVKKSFPLFSTLQKKIDRVNAVMRENLLGARLVKAFVRHEHEKSRFLKANQDLLDVSLQAFGLIVITMPLFMLVMNMSMVGVVWFGAVQIKAANMQVGELMAFINYTLQILFSLMMIGNIFLFITRASASAERINEVLSCEIDIKNKDGAITTPIKEGKVEFRNVTFYYNEEEKSPALDGISFVAQPGEVIGIIGTTGSGKSTLVSLIPRLYDATEGEVLIDGINVKDYDVTVLRKSISMVLQDTVLFTGTIKDNIAWGNEDASMEEIIEAAKVAQAHDFIMSFEKGYDTEVSERGVNLSGGQKQRISIARAILKKPKILILDDCTSAVDMATEKRIQAALKEYIKGTTTFIIAQRISSIKHADKILVMDGGRIVAQGTHEELLKSCPIYQEIYQTQMGEGEGQIA from the coding sequence ATGTTTAAGCTTTTTAGATATTTAAGACCCTATACATGGGCAGTGGTATTAGCTCCGCTTTTTATGCTTTTAGAGGTTGTGATGGACCTCATGCAGCCAAGGTTTTTGGAGAGAATAATAGACGTTGGGCTCAAAAACGGGGATATGGCATATATTTTCAAAACCGGGCTTTTGATGATTTTGGCAGCGTTAATTGGGATGGTTGGCGGTGGCGGTTGCGTGGTTTTTTCGAGTATTGCAAGCCAAAACTTTGCATTTGATTTAAGAAATGATCTGTTCAAGAAGGTAATGGCATTTTCGTTCAAAAACATTGACAAGTTCAAGCCAGAGACTTTAATCACAAGGCTTACAAACGATGTCATGCAGATGCAAAATATTGTCATGATGTCTTTGAGAATTGTTGTAAGAGCTCCACTTCTTTTCATAGGTGGACTTGTGATGGCAGTTATGATAAATCCGAAGCTTTCTATCATTTTATTTATTGCAATTCCCTTTGTAATTTTAATATTTTACTTTATGGTCAAAAAGAGTTTTCCACTGTTTTCAACTCTTCAAAAGAAAATAGATAGGGTCAATGCAGTTATGCGTGAGAATTTACTGGGAGCTCGACTTGTAAAAGCATTTGTCAGGCATGAACATGAAAAGTCAAGGTTTTTAAAGGCAAATCAAGACCTTTTGGATGTATCACTCCAAGCCTTTGGACTGATTGTAATTACAATGCCACTTTTTATGCTTGTGATGAACATGAGCATGGTAGGGGTTGTATGGTTTGGGGCAGTTCAGATAAAAGCAGCCAATATGCAGGTTGGTGAGCTTATGGCATTTATAAACTACACATTGCAAATTCTATTTTCGTTGATGATGATAGGCAATATCTTTTTGTTCATTACAAGGGCAAGCGCCTCTGCTGAGAGAATAAATGAGGTTTTAAGTTGTGAGATTGACATCAAAAACAAAGATGGGGCGATTACAACTCCGATAAAAGAAGGAAAGGTGGAATTTAGAAATGTCACATTTTATTACAATGAAGAAGAAAAAAGCCCTGCTCTTGATGGGATCTCTTTTGTTGCACAGCCCGGTGAAGTTATTGGGATAATCGGTACCACAGGTTCAGGAAAATCAACTTTAGTAAGTCTTATCCCGAGACTTTACGATGCTACAGAAGGCGAGGTTTTGATTGACGGAATAAATGTTAAAGACTATGATGTGACCGTTTTAAGGAAAAGTATTAGCATGGTATTGCAGGATACTGTACTTTTCACAGGGACTATAAAAGATAACATTGCATGGGGAAATGAAGATGCATCAATGGAAGAGATAATTGAGGCAGCAAAAGTTGCCCAGGCTCATGACTTTATAATGAGTTTTGAAAAGGGCTATGACACAGAGGTATCTGAGCGAGGTGTGAATCTCTCCGGTGGACAAAAACAGAGAATCTCTATTGCAAGGGCTATCTTAAAAAAGCCAAAGATACTCATTTTAGACGACTGCACATCAGCTGTTGACATGGCGACAGAAAAAAGAATCCAAGCAGCCTTGAAAGAATATATCAAAGGTACCACTACATTTATAATTGCCCAGAGAATCTCTTCTATAAAACATGCAGACAAAATTTTGGTAATGGATGGTGGAAGAATTGTAGCACAGGGTACACATGAAGAACTTTTGAAAAGCTGCCCAATTTATCAGGAGATTTATCAGACTCAAATGGGAGAGGGGGAAGGACAAATTGCCTGA
- a CDS encoding SufB/SufD family protein — protein sequence MSTRHYIDENILALAKSAENKKAAFGTDIDLSQFEEADEKEEIDELSKLPEEIQKTILNAGIEVKEEGRVGSFLQVDHSVVYKRLAQRYSGQLEILDINEALEKYPEVREKYFWKAVKPDRDKYTAFSAMHPAHGYFIRVFKGQKVEKPVQACLLLQENARIQNVHNIVIVEEGAEVQIINGCATAPKVKEGLHIGISEFYLEKGSKLTFTMIHNWAEDFYVRPRGVTIVEDDAVFVSNYVLLKPVKSIQSFPIAILKGKNSVASFNSILYGLKDSEIDMGSHIILEGENSSGQAISRAIVKDRAKIYSRGVLEARHNQSRAHLDCRGILFSEEGVMYAVPELLSDGAPQSHLSHEAAIGPIAEEEVEYLMARGLSKDEAISLITQGFMDVKILGLPKHLENYIHELILQTQEENM from the coding sequence ATGTCTACAAGACATTATATAGATGAAAATATTTTGGCTTTAGCAAAAAGTGCAGAGAATAAAAAGGCTGCATTTGGCACTGATATAGACTTGAGCCAGTTTGAAGAGGCTGATGAAAAGGAAGAGATAGATGAGCTTTCAAAACTTCCTGAAGAAATACAAAAGACAATCTTAAATGCCGGAATTGAGGTCAAAGAAGAAGGGCGCGTGGGAAGTTTTCTCCAGGTTGACCACTCTGTTGTCTACAAAAGACTTGCACAGCGCTACAGTGGCCAGCTTGAAATTCTGGATATAAATGAGGCACTTGAAAAATACCCAGAAGTTCGAGAAAAGTATTTTTGGAAGGCAGTAAAACCTGACAGGGACAAATATACAGCATTTTCTGCTATGCACCCTGCACATGGATACTTTATTAGAGTTTTCAAAGGCCAAAAGGTGGAAAAGCCTGTTCAGGCATGTCTTTTATTGCAAGAAAATGCGAGAATCCAAAATGTACACAATATAGTAATTGTTGAAGAAGGAGCAGAGGTTCAGATAATCAACGGGTGTGCAACAGCACCAAAAGTAAAAGAAGGTCTTCACATTGGTATTTCTGAGTTCTATCTTGAAAAAGGAAGCAAACTCACATTTACAATGATTCACAACTGGGCAGAGGATTTTTATGTAAGACCAAGGGGTGTTACAATTGTAGAAGACGATGCAGTTTTTGTTTCAAACTACGTGCTTTTAAAGCCTGTAAAGTCAATTCAGTCATTCCCAATTGCAATCTTGAAGGGCAAAAACTCTGTTGCGTCATTTAACTCAATCTTGTATGGGCTAAAAGACTCTGAGATTGACATGGGCTCTCATATCATCTTAGAAGGTGAAAATTCAAGTGGCCAGGCAATATCAAGGGCTATTGTAAAAGACAGGGCAAAGATTTACTCGCGTGGAGTGTTAGAAGCAAGGCACAATCAATCTCGTGCGCATTTAGACTGTCGCGGAATTTTGTTCTCTGAAGAAGGTGTTATGTATGCTGTGCCAGAGCTATTGTCAGACGGTGCGCCACAGAGCCATCTTTCACATGAGGCTGCAATAGGTCCTATTGCCGAAGAAGAAGTAGAATATCTGATGGCAAGAGGGCTTTCAAAAGACGAGGCAATATCTCTTATAACCCAGGGGTTTATGGATGTAAAAATACTTGGGCTTCCAAAGCATCTTGAAAATTATATACATGAGCTTATTTTGCAGACCCAGGAGGAGAATATGTAA
- a CDS encoding HlyD family efflux transporter periplasmic adaptor subunit: protein MQNTAKGLKNWQKAVIIVLLILVGFILTLVLTMPSGSKKDASSKPRTAKVQKISLKQTLLVSGIVQSSNTRNVISKVNGAIEKIFVKNGQYVKKGDLIAKIDDSQAVFKIESLKRQLLDLELQRESFQRQLQNFTLKSPQDGFVQNLAADEGLLVSQGMQIMTIVDDSRMKLSVQLPAWCYGKVKQGQKAEVVVSDLMDRVDGVVEGLGSRIYKNQDGVMVFDAKVVVSNKNGSLTEGMRASVSLKLSNGEKVTSLSEGILEVFSKKSIVSPVSGRIEKVFVKNGQKVKTGSLLLKFSTDEVEMQIKQLDLKIEDIKSQIKAAEDDLKNYEVLAPIDGKIADLNLQDGDVVTVGQMICSVYDPKHLVISAQVEELDILKIKPGQKVNIKLDAVGSTRNRPLEGYVAEISEKAQSDSNGSVSKFVVKIEFENNSNIKIGMHAEAEIILKSKENALVVPVEAVHKEDGKYYVYVYTQQKAKTSEKNKEQKTSQKTDEYGLDNSYYKDAEKRQVKLGMTTEKYVEILEGLIEGEEVVLPKFDTEKQGQSLFY from the coding sequence ATGCAAAACACTGCAAAAGGTCTAAAAAACTGGCAAAAAGCTGTAATTATTGTGTTACTTATATTAGTGGGATTTATTTTAACACTTGTTTTAACTATGCCATCTGGGAGCAAAAAGGATGCTTCATCTAAGCCTAGGACTGCAAAGGTACAAAAGATTTCTTTAAAGCAAACACTTTTGGTATCTGGCATTGTGCAAAGCAGCAACACAAGAAATGTCATCTCGAAGGTAAATGGAGCTATAGAAAAAATTTTTGTCAAAAACGGGCAGTATGTCAAAAAAGGAGATTTAATCGCTAAGATAGATGACAGCCAGGCAGTTTTTAAGATAGAGTCTTTGAAAAGACAGCTTCTTGATCTTGAACTTCAAAGAGAAAGTTTTCAAAGACAGCTTCAAAACTTTACTTTAAAATCTCCCCAGGACGGGTTTGTGCAAAACCTTGCGGCAGATGAAGGTTTGCTTGTCAGTCAAGGAATGCAGATAATGACTATTGTTGATGACTCGAGGATGAAGCTGAGTGTGCAGCTTCCTGCCTGGTGCTATGGAAAGGTAAAACAGGGACAGAAGGCAGAGGTTGTGGTATCTGATCTTATGGACAGGGTCGACGGTGTTGTTGAAGGCTTGGGAAGCAGGATATACAAAAATCAGGATGGTGTGATGGTGTTTGATGCAAAGGTGGTAGTTTCAAACAAAAACGGTAGCTTGACTGAGGGTATGAGGGCAAGTGTAAGTTTAAAGCTTTCAAACGGTGAAAAAGTGACATCGCTTAGCGAAGGTATTTTAGAGGTATTTTCAAAAAAGAGCATTGTAAGCCCTGTTTCTGGCAGAATAGAAAAGGTTTTTGTTAAAAATGGGCAGAAGGTAAAAACAGGTAGCTTGCTTTTGAAGTTTTCAACCGACGAGGTTGAGATGCAAATAAAACAGCTTGATTTGAAGATAGAGGATATAAAATCCCAAATAAAAGCAGCCGAAGATGATTTGAAAAACTATGAGGTTTTAGCTCCAATTGACGGCAAAATAGCTGATTTGAATCTCCAGGATGGTGATGTGGTGACTGTTGGGCAGATGATATGTTCAGTGTATGACCCGAAACACCTTGTGATAAGTGCTCAGGTGGAAGAGCTTGACATTTTGAAAATAAAGCCAGGGCAGAAAGTTAACATAAAGCTTGATGCGGTAGGAAGTACAAGAAATAGGCCTTTAGAAGGGTATGTTGCAGAGATTTCTGAAAAGGCACAATCGGATAGCAATGGTAGCGTCTCAAAGTTTGTTGTTAAGATAGAATTTGAAAATAACAGTAATATAAAAATTGGGATGCACGCAGAAGCAGAGATTATCTTAAAGTCCAAGGAAAATGCGCTGGTTGTACCAGTTGAAGCAGTTCACAAAGAAGATGGAAAATATTATGTGTATGTTTACACACAACAAAAGGCTAAAACTTCTGAGAAAAACAAAGAACAAAAAACCAGCCAGAAAACAGACGAATACGGACTTGACAACTCTTACTATAAAGATGCAGAAAAAAGGCAGGTCAAACTTGGCATGACAACCGAAAAATACGTTGAAATCTTGGAAGGGCTCATCGAGGGCGAAGAAGTGGTGCTTCCAAAGTTTGATACTGAAAAACAGGGTCAAAGTCTTTTCTACTAA